From the Kitasatospora atroaurantiaca genome, the window TGGGCCTACTGTCACCGAGCATGCCGCCGTTCGACTCACCGGAGGCGGTCCGCCTGCTCGTCACGCTGGCCGAGCGGCACGGTGCGGACTCGCTGTGGGTGCCCGAGCACGTGGTACTGCCCGCAGAGTCGTGCACTCGTTATCCGTACTCCGCGGACGGCGTAATGCCGGTACCGGCGGAGTGGCCTTACCCGGATCCGTTGGCGTGGCTCAGTTACGTGGCCGGCATGACCTCCAGGATTCGGTTGGTCACCGGGATGTTGATCCTGCCCCAACGCAACCCGGTGGTGCTGGCCAAGGAGACCGCGACCATCGACTTCCTGTCCGGCGGCAGGTTGTCGCTCGGCGTCGGTCTCGGCTGGTACCGGGAGGAGTTCGACGCGGTCGGGGTCGACTTCGACAATCGGGTCGACCGGTTCGAGGAGTACGTGCATGTGTTGCGCGCGCTCTGGAGCGACGAGGAGTCCTTTGCCGGCGGCCACCACCGGTTCCACCGTGCCCGCTGTTACCCCAAACCCGCTCAGCCCCGAGGGATCCCCCTGATCATGGGAGGACACAGCGTCGCGGCCGCGCGTCGAGCCGGCCGGTTGGCCGACGGATTCTTCCCAGTCGGCAGTGATCCGGCTCCGCTGTTTGCGCACTGCCGGCAGGCCGCCGCGGAAGCTGGTCGCGATCCCGATGACATCACGCTGGCGGCGGGTGCCAGGCCGGCCACGGTCGAGCGGGCCAGGGAGCTGCGCGCCATGGGAGCGTCCGTGGTACTGGTGTATCCACCAAAGGTTCCGATGGCCGATCTTCCCGACGCCTTCGCCGAGTTCACCGCCCAAGTCCTGGCCCCGATCACGGCCCTGTAGTCACGACCGCCCATCTCGGGCAGCCCGAGTCCACGCGCCGGCCTCCCGGATACGGCCACCGCCCTGGAGGCCGCTGCCGCCCAGCACACTGTGCTGCCCGGCGAGAGCGTCGCCGCGTCGACCGTCGCCGACCTCGCGGCCCAGTTGCTCGCGCTGGACGAGCGGATCGGCGGCCTGGACAAGCAGATCAAGGAGGCCTTCCACGCCCACCCGCAGGCGAACGTCATCGAGTCCATGCCGGGCATCGGCCCGATCCTGGGCGCCGAGTTCATCGTTGCCGCAGGCGACCTGGCCTCCTACGCCGACGCCGGCCGCCTCGCCTCCGCGGCCGGCCTGGTCCCGGTACCGCGCGACTCCGGCCGCCGCACCGGCAACCTGCACCGCCCCAAGCGGTACAGCCGCCGCCTGCGCAGGGTGTTCTACCTGTCCGCCCAGACCAGCATCATCAAGGACGGACCCAACCGGGACTTCTACCTCAAGAAGCGCGCGGAAGGCTGCAAGCACGTCCAGGCCCTGATCGCCCTGGCTCGCCGAAGGGTCAACGTGCTCTGGGCTCTTCTGCGCGACGGACGGGAGTTCACCCCGCCCAGCCGGTCGCGCAGGCGGCTTGACTCGG encodes:
- a CDS encoding LLM class F420-dependent oxidoreductase, whose amino-acid sequence is MPPFDSPEAVRLLVTLAERHGADSLWVPEHVVLPAESCTRYPYSADGVMPVPAEWPYPDPLAWLSYVAGMTSRIRLVTGMLILPQRNPVVLAKETATIDFLSGGRLSLGVGLGWYREEFDAVGVDFDNRVDRFEEYVHVLRALWSDEESFAGGHHRFHRARCYPKPAQPRGIPLIMGGHSVAAARRAGRLADGFFPVGSDPAPLFAHCRQAAAEAGRDPDDITLAAGARPATVERARELRAMGASVVLVYPPKVPMADLPDAFAEFTAQVLAPITAL